A genomic window from Denticeps clupeoides chromosome 11, fDenClu1.1, whole genome shotgun sequence includes:
- the mrpl40 gene encoding large ribosomal subunit protein mL40, whose translation MFAASSRVVTVLAATRAAAGPVRGSHWFASVLSAKTSLPLRAEPRKKKKVDPRRELMARERLKKKLKKLERIPPEFIPIEDFVTPAKCLDETRSREGPRIPFEESERRALLLKEWARYKHAQHRTEMAAVADALEAQRQALQELQLESEELYRAAVAPDHGLFPFAREGPCYTPPMPSYQAPDGKYNDVTRVYNQ comes from the exons ATGTTCGCCGCTTCATCGCGCGTCGTGACTGTCCTCGCGGCGACACG CGCGGCTGCTGGTCCAGTCCGCGGGAGCCACTGGTTCGCCTCCGTTCTGTCGGCGAAGACCTCGCTGCCTCTGCG GGCGGAGccgaggaagaagaagaaggtggaCCCGCGCAGGGAGCTGATGGCGCGGGAGCGTCtgaagaagaagctgaagaagctgGAGAGGATCCCGCCGGAGTTCATCCCCATCGAGGACTTCGTCACCCCTGCCAAATGCCTGGATGAAACCAG GAGCCGCGAAGGCCCCCGGATACCCTTCGAGGAGAGCGAGCGCCGGGCCCTCCTGCTGAAGGAGTGGGCGCGTTACAAGCACGCCCAGCACCGGACGGAGATGGCAGCCGTCGCGGACGCCCTGGAGGCCCAGAGGCAGGcgctgcaggagctgcagctGGAGTCGGAGGAGCTCTACCGGGCCGCGGTCGCTCCGGACCACGGCCTCTTTCCCTTCGCGCGGGAGGGTCCCTGCTACACCCCGCCCATGCCCAGTTACCAGGCGCCGGACGGCAAGTACAACGACGTCACGCGGGTCTACAACCAGTGA
- the acaa2 gene encoding 3-ketoacyl-CoA thiolase, mitochondrial translates to MSLLRGVFVVSAKRTPFGTYGGVLKDHSATDLVEHAGKAALAAGNVAPELVNSVIVGNVMQSSADAPYIARHAGLRCGIPIPVPALTVNRLCGSGFQAVISGAQEICLKESEVVLCGGSESMSQAPYAVRNIRFGTKFGMDLKLEDTLWAGLSDLHIKTPMGITAENLAEKYQISREECDEYAHQTQQRWKAAHDAGRFDAEIAPIEVKAKKGKVPMTQDEHPRPQTTREQMARLPPVFKKNGTVTAANASGVSDGAAAVVIASEDALKQHSLTPLARIVSYHSSGCDPSIMGIGPVPAITEALKKAGLSLKDMDLVEVNEAFAPQYLSVAKALGLDPAKSNVNGGAIALGHPLGASGARIVAHLVHELRRRGGKYAVGSACIGGGQGIAVVLENVL, encoded by the exons ATGTCACTCCTCAGAG GTGTGTTCGTCGTCTCGGCCAAGCGCACGCCATTCGGTACGTATGGCGGCGTCCTGAAGGACCACAGCGCCACGGACCTGGTGGAGCACGCCGGCAAGGCCGCGCTCGCCGCCGGCAACGTGGCCCCGGAGCTGGTGAACAGCGTCATCGTGGGGAACGTCATGCAG AGCTCGGCGGACGCGCCGTATATCGCACGACACGCCGGCCTGCGGTGCGGCATCCCCATCCCGGTGCCGGCTCTTACCGTCAACCGCCTGTGTGGCTCTGGATTCCAAGCAGTCATCAGCGGTGCTCAA GAGATCTGTCTGAAGGAGTCTGAGGTGGTCCTGTGTGGTGGTTCTGAAAGCATGAGTCAGGCTCCCTACGCTGTGAGGAACATCCGCTTTGGAACCAAGTTTGGAATGGATCTCAAG CTGGAAGACACGCTGTGGGCAGGCTTGTCAGATCTGCACATAAAGACCCCGATGGGCATCACCGCCGAGAACCTGGCAGAGAAATACCAGATCAGCAGGGAGGAGTGTGATGAGTACGCCCACCAGACGCAGCAGAGGTGGAAGGCAG CTCACGACGCCGGGCGCTTCGACGCGGAAATCGCCCCCATCGAGGTGAAGGCCAAGAAGGGCAAGGTTCCCATGACCCAAGACGAGCACCCGCGCCCACAAACCACCCGGGAGCAGATGGCCAGGCTGCCCCCCGTCTTCAAGAAGAACGGCACCGTGACCGCTGCCAACGCGTCG GGCGTGTCCGACGGTGCCGCTGCCGTGGTGATCGCCAGTGAGGACGCCCTGAAACAGCACAGCCTCACCCCACTGGCCAGGATCGTGTCCTATCACAGCTCCGGCTGCGACCCTAGCATCATGGGAATCG GGCCAGTACCAGCCATCACAGAGGCTCTGAAGAAAGCTGGACTTTCTCTGAAAGACATGGATCTGGTGgag GTAAATGAGGCGTTTGCTCCTCAGTATCTGTCTGTTGCCAAGGCGCTGGGACTGGACCCTGCGAAGAGCAACGTTAACGGTGGAGCCATCGCTCTGGGACACCCGCTCGGAGCGTCGGGGGCGCGTATCGTCGCTCACCTGGTGCACGAGTTGAG GCGCCGGGGCGGGAAGTATGCGGTGGGCTCTGCCTGCATCGGAGGTGGCCAGGGCATCGCAGTCGTTCTGGAAAACGTTCTCTGA